In Cryptomeria japonica chromosome 10, Sugi_1.0, whole genome shotgun sequence, a genomic segment contains:
- the LOC131030728 gene encoding jacalin-related lectin 19 codes for MPIHVIKVKYEDIMVRFKVVLNYHGDPDISLQKLKSKIFDRFKLKGVADELNLRYTDEDGDVIVILDEEGYLDVFRQNLSPIYIEASFSRSEGSFCLKCSEISFHNLGPFGGGGGIDWNDGNFEGINGITVTSSSECLISIQVSYATGKDTTHTGARHGGAGEAVCMKFKYPDEKLQKISGYCGLVENTWTVIKGLSFETNLAKYGLFGVADWIPLEFDLRSRDVVGVYGRACNRYLGSIGLHTSSMLPKLNLENEAKSAVNVVCKGRS; via the exons ATGCCAATCCACGTAATAAAG GTGAAATATGAAGACATAATGGTACGGTTTAAAGTGGTCTTAAATTATCATGGGGATCCAGATATATCTTTGCAAAAACTGAAATCCAAGATTTTTGATCGTTTCAAGTTGAAGGGGGTTGCCGATGAGCTTAATTTAAGATATACCGACGAAGATGGTGATGTTATTGTTATATTAGATGAAGAAGGTTATTTGGATGTATTCAGACAGAACCTCAGCCCTATTTATATTGAAGCATCGTTCAGTAGGAGCGAAGGAAGTTTTTGTCTTAAATGCAGTGAAATTAGCTTTCATAATTTGGGGCCATTTGGTGGAGGAGGGGGGATAGACTGGAACGATGGAAATTTTGAAGGAATAAATGGAATTACTGTAACGTCGAGTTCAGAATGTTTGATTTCCATTCAAGTTAGTTATGCTACTGGAAAGGATACCACTCATACCGGAGCTCGACATGGAGGAGCAGGGGAGGCAGTATGTATG AAATTTAAGTACCCAGACGAAAAGCTTCAAAAGATAAGTGGATATTGTGGACTTGTAGAGAATACATGGACAGTCATTAAAGGTTTGTCGTTTGAAACCAACCTTGCAAAATATGGTCTATTTGGTGTAGCAGACTGGATTCCTTTGGAGTTTGATTTGAGATCAAGGGATGTAGTTGGTGTTTATGGTCGAGCTTGTAACAGATATTTGGGCTCTATTGGTCTGCACACTTCCTCAATGCTACCAAAACTCAACTTGGAAAATGAAGCTAAATCTGCTGTGAATGTCGTTTGCAAGGGAAGGTCCTAG
- the LOC131859193 gene encoding receptor-like protein kinase HSL1, translating to MKKEEWRDPHNALSDWNESHQNPCAWKGISCDAFNTVTLVDLTGASIFGNLTSFICSLPNLTVLTLQDNDFSGPFPHGLLNCKRLRKLDLSSNHFAGTLPTRISKLSELSELNLAFNAFSGSFPSAFGMLPKLEALFLHGNSLNGAFPRFVGYLKSLVHFTLGNNPLRPGAVPRELGNLIQLQQLLLYNCNLVGGIPTFFRNLTQLEWLDLSHNHLSGDIPASLMALSNLRVLFLNVNNLYGQIPAIIDQMRSLSSLDLSCNRLSGDIPTELGHLKLDAFNVSNNHLAGHVPDALDNPIYQEGFLGNQRKPSDWPSWKLTPFTLTEVDESYILCNLKEANVIASGGAAKVHKVILPNGESVAVNKIPNKSRTAESLEIKGDQQEKERWKTEVDILGLIRHNNIIKLLCCISSEQSDFKLLVYEFMPNGTLFDRLHGGAGPHEALQWTTRYQIALGVACGLSYMHHDCPSRIFHRDLNPRNILLDEDFGAKIAGFAVSVELDGLGNVFAIRQMRSNKYTTIF from the exons ATGAAAAAGGAAGAGTGGAGGGATCCGCATAATGCCTTGAGTGATTGGAATGAGTCTCACCAAAATCCATGTGCTTGGAAAGGAATCTCCTGTGATGCATTCAACACCGTTACCCTCGTTGATCTCACGGGTGCTTCTATTTTTGGCAACTTGACTTCTTTTATATGCTCTCTTCCTAATCTCACAGTCTTAACCCTCCAAGACAATGATTTCAGCGGTCCCTTCCCCCATGGCCTCTTGAATTGCAAGCGTTTGCGGAAGCTCGATTTGTCGAGCAACCACTTCGCTGGAACGCTGCCCACTCGTATCTCCAAATTGAGCGAGTTGAGCGAGTTGAACCTGGCATTTAATGCTTTCAGCGGCTCCTTTCCCTCAGCCTTCGGAATGCTGCCAAAGCTCGAAGCTCTCTTCTTGCACGGAAACAGTTTGAATGGGGCATTCCCTAGATTTGTTGGGTATTTGAAATCTCTCGTGCACTTCACGCTTGGCAATAATCCTCTTCGTCCTGGTGCAGTACCCAGAGAGCTTGGCAATTTAATACAGCTGCAGCAGTTATTGCTATATAATTGTAATCTTGTAGGCGGAATCCCGACTTTCTTCCGCAATTTAACGCAGTTGGAGTGGCTGGATTTGTCGCACAATCATTTGAGCGGGGATATTCCGGCCAGTTTAATGGCTCTCTCGAATTTGAGAGTACTGTTTCTTAATGTCAACAATTTGTATGGGCAAATTCCGGCCATCATTGATCAAATGAGGAGCTTATCTAGTTTGGATCTTAGCTGCAATCGATTGTCTGGAGACATTCCAACCGAATTAGGACACCTGAAACTGGATGCTTTCAACGTGTCCAACAATCATTTAGCTGGACACGTTCCTGACGCTCTGGACAATCCAATCTACCAGGAGGGCTTTCTAGGGAACCAGAG GAAGCCAAGTGATTGGCCATCGTGGAAATTGACGCCATTCACTTTGACAGAAGTGGACGAGTCATACATCCTCTGCAATTTGAAGGAGGCTAACGTGATTGCATCCGGAGGTGCTGCAAAAGTTCACAAGGTCATCCTGCCGAACGGGGAATCAGTAGCCGTTAATAAGATCCCTAATAAGAGCAGAACAGCAGAAAGCCTTGAGATAAAGGGTGACCAGCAAGAGAAGGAAAGGTGGAAAACGGAGGTGGACATATTGGGCCTCATCCGGCACAACAACATCATAAAGCTTTTGTGTTGCATTTCAAGTGAACAGTCCGATTTCAAGCTTTTGGTATACGAGTTCATGCCCAATGGCACCTTGTTCGACCGTCTGCACGGTGGCGCAGGACCACACGAGGCGCTGCAATGGACGACGCGTTATCAGATCGCTCTTGGCGTAGCTTGTGGGCTTAGTTATATGCATCATGATTGCCCCTCTCGAATATTTCACAGGGATTTGAATCCCAGGAACATCTTGCTGGATGAGGATTTTGGGGCTAAAATTGCAGGTTTTGCGGTATCCGTAGAGCTTGATGGTTTGGGCAATGTATTTGCTATAAGACAAATGAGAAGTAACAAATATACgacaatattttaa
- the LOC131859194 gene encoding uncharacterized protein LOC131859194: protein MVDKLGLTKSAHPFPYHVSWLTKGQQTLVTYQTMVEFSLGDFKDKVLCDIVEMDAFHLLLGRPWKYDMDATYSCRKNTYTMKPLPDTKAEKEPIVIVIGEKEMVKTLKESQEESFVLVVKPKDKDESDCIAPIPDVVKGLLDKYKEVNTSELPSTLPPLRDVCHQIDLIPGASLPNKAPYKMTPNQNTEISRQVHEMLNKGLIQKSLSPCAVPAVLAPKKYGKWRLFLDYWEVLTYGFRLTGLLPFFYL, encoded by the coding sequence ATGGTAGATAAACTTGGACTAACTAAATCTGCTCATCCTTTTCCTTATCATGTTTCTTGGCTTACTAAGGGGCAGCAAACCCTTGTGACATATCAAACCATGGTTGAGTTCTCTTTAGGTGATTTTAAGGACAAAGTTCTATGTGATATTGTAGAGATGGATGCTTTCCATCTTCTACTAGGGAGGCCATGGAAATATGACATGGATGCCACCTATAGTTGTAGGAAGAACACCTATACCATGAAACCATTGCCTGACACTAAGGCAGAGAAAGAGCCCATAGTCATAGTAATTGGTGAGAAAGAGATGGTAAAAACATTGAAAGAGTCTCAAGAAGAGAGTTTTGTTTTGGTTGTGAAACCCAAGGACAAAGATGAATCTGATTGTATAGCACCTATTCCCGATGTTGTGAAAGGTTTGCTTGACAAGTACAAGGAAGTCAACACAAGTGAGTTGCCCTCTACCCTCCCACCCTTGAGAGATGTTtgccatcaaattgatttgattccTGGTGCATCATTGCCCAACAAGGCACCATACAAGATGACACCCAATCAAAATACTGAGATCTCAAGACAAGTTCATGAGATGTTGAACAAGGGACTCATTCAAAAGAGTCTTAGCCCTTGTGccgtaccagcagtattagcacccaAGAAATATGGGAAATGGAG